The following proteins are encoded in a genomic region of Planctomycetota bacterium:
- a CDS encoding MCE family protein produces the protein MRYKKELQIGFLFIVGLVLLFVFSITISKLKIFNHVYNYMVFFKSIGGLKTGDPVRVSGMEVGTVESLKLLPNTEIKVVLKSNIEIPLYKDYKITIEEASSLGGNLVAIKQGTPSLGKITTEEYKGLRGTIAASGINKLGEFVENNQDDVKDALQKLKTLINDLSAGKGTIGKLITDDTLYNNLTEASESIKKVAKQLEEGKGTLGKLLFDEKLSGQLSSAGDAAEKVIAPVMKTQVFLNTETKYFAESESIVSKINLTIHPHEKRYFLAGGAFMALDKDGVVDFENKLTKDKDQTFVKAEVQLAYKYSWADHKITFRPGFIEGKAGAGIDWDIPREATGIVPLHITFEGRDAYNSVEDEDIDENVRGGMFRIYATANIWKHFKLYAGANRLFNDDVEFMGGACFSYNDADIKNFIVLIGLSAP, from the coding sequence ATGCGTTATAAAAAAGAACTGCAAATCGGGTTCCTCTTTATTGTCGGATTGGTTTTGCTATTCGTCTTTAGCATTACCATATCCAAATTAAAAATATTTAATCATGTCTATAATTACATGGTATTTTTTAAATCCATAGGCGGATTAAAAACAGGCGACCCGGTGCGCGTTTCCGGAATGGAAGTCGGGACGGTGGAATCCCTGAAACTTCTCCCCAATACCGAAATAAAGGTTGTCCTCAAGAGCAATATAGAAATACCCTTATACAAAGACTATAAAATAACCATCGAGGAGGCAAGCAGCCTGGGAGGCAATCTCGTGGCGATTAAACAAGGGACCCCAAGCTTGGGCAAAATCACCACGGAAGAATACAAAGGCCTGAGGGGAACCATCGCCGCTTCCGGCATCAATAAACTGGGTGAATTTGTCGAAAACAACCAGGATGACGTCAAAGACGCCTTACAGAAATTAAAAACCCTGATAAACGACTTGAGTGCCGGTAAGGGAACCATTGGCAAGCTGATAACCGATGACACGCTTTATAACAACCTTACCGAGGCCTCGGAATCCATAAAAAAGGTGGCCAAGCAACTTGAAGAAGGTAAAGGCACTCTTGGAAAGCTACTCTTTGACGAAAAGCTTTCCGGACAGCTTTCCAGTGCGGGCGATGCCGCGGAAAAGGTGATCGCGCCCGTCATGAAAACGCAGGTGTTCCTTAATACCGAGACTAAATATTTTGCCGAGTCCGAATCAATCGTTTCCAAAATAAACCTGACCATCCACCCGCATGAAAAGAGGTATTTCCTGGCCGGGGGCGCCTTCATGGCACTGGATAAAGACGGCGTGGTGGATTTCGAAAACAAGCTTACCAAGGATAAAGACCAGACCTTTGTCAAAGCGGAGGTGCAACTGGCATATAAATATTCGTGGGCAGACCACAAAATCACCTTCCGCCCTGGTTTCATCGAAGGCAAGGCCGGAGCAGGAATCGATTGGGATATCCCGAGAGAGGCGACCGGAATCGTGCCCTTGCACATCACCTTTGAAGGCAGGGATGCCTACAACAGCGTGGAAGACGAAGATATAGACGAAAACGTCCGGGGCGGGATGTTCCGTATTTATGCCACGGCCAATATTTGGAAACACTTCAAACTGTATGCCGGCGCCAACCGCCTGTTTAATGATGACGTTGAATTCATGGGCGGGGCGTGCTTCTCCTATAATGACGCCGATATAAAGAATTTCATCGTCTTGATCGGCCTGTCCGCGCCATAG